In a single window of the Dehalococcoidales bacterium genome:
- a CDS encoding ABC transporter ATP-binding protein — MDDSFAIQTFELSRSFGVTRAVDNLNLDIRKGELLALLGPNGSGKTTTINMLCCLLKPTRGTARIMGFDINKEAMSVKNVIGVSPQETTLSERLTSLENLELIAKLRGIPPDKASRWSAALVEIMGLGERRKDQVRKFSGGMKRRLSIAMALIADPAIVFLDEPTLGLDPQARRALWEYIASLKGEKTILLTTHYMEEADFLSDNIAVMDAGKIAALGSSLDLKTRSMDKHTIIVHAWNITLKALDEIRGKYPEVKINGNSLSISGKELDFKETTDFIHSTGAVIRSAYYKEPSLEDAYLKITGKELTS; from the coding sequence ATCGATGATAGCTTTGCAATTCAGACTTTTGAACTCAGCCGCTCATTCGGGGTAACACGGGCTGTCGATAATCTGAATTTGGACATACGCAAGGGAGAGCTGCTGGCTCTGCTCGGCCCGAATGGCAGCGGCAAGACAACTACCATCAATATGCTTTGCTGTCTTTTAAAACCCACCCGGGGCACCGCCCGCATCATGGGATTTGATATTAACAAAGAAGCAATGTCCGTAAAAAATGTCATAGGTGTTTCTCCTCAGGAAACGACGCTTTCTGAACGCCTAACCTCACTTGAAAACCTGGAACTGATTGCCAAACTTAGAGGAATTCCTCCGGATAAAGCCAGCAGGTGGTCAGCAGCGCTGGTTGAAATTATGGGCTTGGGGGAAAGGCGCAAAGATCAAGTCAGGAAATTTTCCGGAGGAATGAAACGGCGCCTTAGTATTGCCATGGCGCTTATAGCCGATCCGGCAATAGTTTTTTTAGATGAACCCACCCTTGGGCTTGATCCACAAGCACGAAGAGCGTTATGGGAATACATTGCCAGCCTCAAAGGGGAAAAAACAATTCTCCTTACCACTCACTACATGGAAGAGGCGGATTTCCTTTCCGATAATATAGCTGTTATGGATGCGGGTAAAATTGCCGCACTCGGAAGCAGTCTGGATCTGAAAACGCGCTCGATGGATAAGCACACCATCATAGTCCATGCCTGGAACATCACCTTGAAAGCGCTCGACGAGATACGCGGGAAATATCCAGAGGTAAAAATAAACGGTAACAGTCTTTCAATCTCAGGCAAAGAGCTGGATTTCAAAGAAACTACAGATTTTATACATTCAACCGGAGCCGTCATTCGTTCAGCATATTATAAAGAACCAAGCCTTGAAGACGCATATCTTAAAATTACCGGAAAGGAGCTCACAA
- a CDS encoding nitrous oxide-stimulated promoter family protein, whose amino-acid sequence MSRLFDNLDKKKATDIRILAEFIDVYCRRKHTQTSRHAVKIIDERLEETINKKEVSLCEDCERLFNHGIAKLMQCPFDPKPSCRKCPDHCYAPKYRQQIKEVMRFSGTYLVSRGRLGLLFHIFK is encoded by the coding sequence ATGTCCCGACTTTTTGATAATCTGGATAAAAAGAAAGCTACCGATATAAGAATACTGGCGGAATTCATCGATGTCTACTGTCGCAGAAAACACACTCAAACCTCCAGGCATGCTGTAAAAATTATCGACGAAAGACTTGAAGAGACTATTAACAAAAAAGAGGTCTCTCTGTGCGAAGACTGTGAACGGTTATTCAACCACGGCATTGCTAAACTGATGCAATGCCCGTTTGATCCCAAGCCTTCCTGCCGGAAATGTCCTGATCATTGTTATGCTCCGAAATACCGGCAGCAAATTAAAGAAGTAATGCGTTTTTCTGGCACCTATCTGGTGAGTCGTGGACGGCTTGGCTTACTTTTTCACATTTTTAAATAG
- a CDS encoding HEAT repeat domain-containing protein: protein MTTKKTRKINRPYLSIPITLDEVISSLVNTDDPVSSSHLAELSDLSSESFLKFRDAWNELGPERRYNIILRLKDLAEDNVELNFDVILKLGLDDEDPQIRLVSINGLWENRQNWLQRKLIAIALEDESEEVRICSVQALERFCLDAELNNKQDAKQQLANILLSIFNNPDKSNELRRRSLEAVSPLGLAEVHTAIKEAFQNDNREFKLSAVYSMGVNCNPYWLTILMPQLQNNDAELRYEAACACGEIGEEDAVNALIPLLEDDDRDVQLAAIEALGKIGGKESKEALNSLLESPDELLRDAAQQSVYELELYHDPFSPEILELDKE from the coding sequence ATGACGACGAAGAAGACGAGGAAGATTAACCGCCCTTACTTGAGTATTCCTATTACCCTGGATGAAGTAATTAGCAGCCTGGTAAATACCGACGATCCCGTTTCGTCAAGCCACCTCGCTGAGCTTTCCGACCTGTCATCAGAGTCATTTTTAAAATTTCGTGACGCTTGGAATGAACTCGGTCCTGAACGAAGATATAATATCATATTGAGGCTCAAAGACCTCGCAGAAGATAACGTGGAGTTGAACTTCGATGTTATTTTAAAGCTTGGTCTTGACGATGAAGATCCCCAGATACGCCTCGTCTCCATCAACGGACTGTGGGAAAACCGTCAAAACTGGTTACAACGCAAGCTGATTGCAATTGCACTTGAAGATGAATCCGAAGAAGTCAGAATTTGTTCAGTCCAGGCTTTGGAACGATTTTGTCTGGATGCCGAGCTGAATAATAAACAAGACGCCAAACAGCAACTCGCAAATATTCTGCTTTCTATCTTTAACAACCCGGATAAGTCCAATGAGCTGCGGCGCCGATCACTGGAGGCTGTCTCTCCATTGGGGCTAGCCGAAGTCCACACAGCTATAAAAGAAGCCTTCCAAAATGACAACCGGGAATTTAAATTGAGCGCTGTTTATTCTATGGGGGTCAACTGCAACCCTTACTGGCTTACGATTCTGATGCCCCAACTACAAAACAACGATGCTGAGCTGCGTTACGAGGCTGCTTGCGCCTGCGGAGAAATTGGAGAGGAAGATGCGGTTAATGCCTTGATCCCCTTGCTTGAGGATGATGATAGAGATGTCCAGCTGGCAGCTATAGAAGCCCTGGGTAAAATAGGAGGCAAGGAATCCAAAGAGGCATTGAACAGCCTCTTGGAATCTCCGGATGAATTGTTAAGAGACGCCGCCCAGCAATCAGTATATGAACTTGAATTATACCATGACCCTTTTTCTCCAGAAATCTTGGAGCTGGATAAAGAATAA
- a CDS encoding PAC2 family protein, with product MMDTRELIKIIARPKLNEPNLIAAWPGVSSVALIIASYLLEKLPFKDLAEIKPMYFFEPIGVLARNNIVEAPSFPQSRFFYYKNSTGPNDLILFIGDAQPASKAYDMANAILDLGSRFRMSRVYTCAAAMTRMHHTEQPSVRGVATNPAMAEKLERLNLNRGGNLQISGLNGLLLGVAKERNIDGICLLGDVPSYSHRIQNPMAALAVLDKLKPMLGIELDTADLAEVAKETQQRIKEFAAEAMEDYIDYFTEPIWEQGEEYYDDEEDEED from the coding sequence ATGATGGACACAAGAGAGCTCATAAAAATAATTGCCCGGCCGAAGCTCAACGAACCAAACCTGATTGCAGCATGGCCTGGGGTTTCTTCAGTTGCGCTGATTATTGCATCCTACCTGCTAGAAAAGCTGCCTTTCAAAGACTTGGCAGAGATAAAACCAATGTATTTCTTTGAACCGATAGGAGTGCTGGCACGCAACAATATTGTAGAAGCACCAAGCTTCCCGCAAAGCCGGTTTTTTTACTATAAAAATTCGACCGGTCCAAACGACTTAATTCTTTTTATAGGGGATGCCCAGCCAGCATCTAAGGCATACGATATGGCTAATGCCATATTGGACCTCGGAAGTCGGTTCCGTATGAGCCGTGTTTATACCTGTGCCGCCGCGATGACCAGAATGCACCATACCGAACAACCTTCTGTACGTGGAGTAGCTACAAATCCGGCTATGGCTGAGAAACTTGAAAGGTTGAACTTAAACCGGGGCGGCAATTTGCAGATTAGCGGCCTGAACGGCCTTCTTCTTGGCGTTGCCAAAGAGCGCAATATAGACGGCATATGTCTCCTGGGTGATGTCCCTTCGTACTCCCATCGCATTCAAAACCCAATGGCAGCACTGGCTGTTCTTGACAAACTCAAGCCAATGCTGGGCATCGAACTGGATACCGCCGATCTGGCTGAAGTAGCCAAGGAAACTCAGCAACGAATCAAGGAGTTTGCTGCTGAAGCCATGGAAGATTATATCGATTACTTTACTGAGCCCATTTGGGAACAGGGCGAAGAGTATTATGACGACGAAGAAGACGAGGAAGATTAA
- a CDS encoding TldD/PmbA family protein gives MEEILNLALKQCEAAEVFSYSDEEIPVEFESNRLKNIESNQSTVIALRIIKDGRVGYGVTTNSEEPEKLVTMAVETAEFGMKARFELPSPQQYLPVKTYDAAIEKITIEDMVKLGQELIDTVTKASPEIICDAGISRHSGNITILNSNGLQAKSYSGLFSFGIGGTLVRGTDMLFVGDGKYSSHPVYSGKDVVSNVLRQLEWAKDQTAISSKTMPVVFTPHGVENALIAPLVSAFNGKMVLEGASPLKGKLGTKLFSPDLSIIDDATSDFEAASSPFDDEGIATRAMPLINQGTVENFYYDLHTAALAGTVSTGNGNRSGGSLPSPGINALIIKGGDTSFEEMISDIKEGLIIEQLMGGEQGNILGGDFSGNVLLGYKIEDGKIAGRVKNTMIHGNVYKILKDIAAIGNDGRWVGSSLHTPSIYCHEISVASK, from the coding sequence ATGGAAGAAATCCTCAATCTTGCGCTCAAACAATGCGAAGCTGCCGAGGTATTTAGTTACTCAGACGAGGAAATTCCGGTTGAATTCGAGTCAAACCGCCTGAAAAATATCGAGAGCAACCAAAGTACGGTTATCGCCCTTCGCATCATAAAGGATGGCCGTGTTGGATATGGCGTTACTACCAATTCTGAAGAACCTGAAAAGCTGGTAACTATGGCAGTAGAAACTGCTGAATTCGGCATGAAAGCTCGTTTCGAGCTGCCATCACCTCAGCAATACCTACCAGTAAAGACCTACGACGCTGCCATAGAAAAGATAACGATCGAGGATATGGTTAAATTGGGTCAGGAGCTAATAGATACTGTCACGAAAGCCTCCCCTGAAATCATTTGTGATGCTGGAATAAGCAGACACAGCGGTAATATTACTATCTTGAACTCCAATGGCCTGCAGGCAAAATCCTATTCCGGTCTGTTTAGCTTCGGAATCGGCGGCACGCTTGTGCGTGGTACCGACATGCTTTTTGTAGGTGATGGAAAGTACTCCAGCCACCCTGTTTATTCTGGGAAAGACGTAGTCTCGAACGTATTGCGCCAGCTGGAATGGGCGAAAGACCAGACAGCTATTTCCTCCAAGACCATGCCAGTTGTTTTCACTCCACATGGCGTTGAAAATGCCTTGATAGCACCGCTGGTGAGTGCATTTAATGGCAAGATGGTACTTGAAGGGGCTTCTCCATTAAAAGGAAAACTGGGGACGAAACTCTTCAGCCCTGATCTTAGTATTATTGACGATGCAACTTCTGATTTTGAAGCAGCCAGCTCACCATTTGATGATGAAGGCATCGCCACTCGAGCAATGCCGCTCATCAATCAGGGAACAGTGGAAAACTTCTATTACGACCTGCATACAGCAGCCCTGGCTGGGACTGTCAGCACTGGTAATGGTAATCGAAGCGGAGGGAGCCTGCCTTCGCCAGGAATCAACGCACTAATCATAAAGGGCGGGGACACCTCTTTTGAAGAAATGATCTCCGATATAAAAGAAGGGCTGATAATCGAACAATTAATGGGTGGCGAACAAGGAAACATTCTGGGCGGAGATTTTTCCGGGAATGTTTTGCTTGGATATAAGATCGAAGATGGGAAAATCGCTGGTCGCGTAAAAAACACCATGATTCACGGAAACGTATACAAAATCCTTAAGGACATAGCTGCTATCGGGAATGATGGGCGGTGGGTAGGCAGCTCCCTTCATACACCTTCAATCTATTGCCACGAAATATCTGTAGCATCCAAATAG
- a CDS encoding TldD/PmbA family protein, which yields MPHINEVAHDLKSLIYNQEAEYIEARLEASTSCRLSYRGRELETVSESSSAGGNIRVLYRGGWGFSTFNRFENLRTSLERALDSARLAGNRQSQLADVAPVVIKTPPPLHNPREINLSTKKELLDSYNELMWQAAPLNTSFIGYGDGYKTSIFLNSEGSFIEQSRADVSLRMSAIAGKDSDVQQSGISLGSTGNFNDITGLEEQVQDIARKAVAMLEAPRVKGGEYTVILDPVIAGVFTHEAFGHLSEADFVYENERLREIMTLGKAFGSSELNIIDDGTMPNLRGTYCYDEEGTPSQKTYLIREGKLVGRLHSKETAAIMKEKPSGNARAISYRHQPIVRMSNTYIEPGKTTFEEMLSDIKEGIYVKNWYGGTTSMEMFTFSGGEAYMIRNGKVAELIKPVVLSGNVFSTLHNIDAIGNDLDMNQGGGCGKGGQSPLPVSNGSPHIRIRKCLVGGQ from the coding sequence TTGCCGCATATTAATGAAGTTGCCCACGACTTAAAATCTCTTATATATAACCAGGAAGCGGAGTATATTGAAGCCCGTCTTGAAGCCAGCACATCATGCAGGCTGAGTTACCGGGGGCGGGAGCTTGAAACCGTTAGCGAATCTTCTTCTGCCGGAGGAAACATTCGGGTACTATACCGTGGCGGATGGGGTTTTTCTACCTTTAACCGTTTTGAAAACCTTAGGACCTCTTTGGAAAGAGCACTGGACAGCGCCCGTCTTGCCGGTAACCGCCAAAGCCAATTGGCAGACGTTGCGCCTGTCGTAATAAAGACTCCACCTCCGCTTCACAACCCTCGTGAAATCAATCTTAGCACCAAGAAGGAATTGCTGGATTCCTATAATGAATTAATGTGGCAGGCCGCTCCCTTGAATACTTCTTTTATCGGTTACGGAGATGGGTACAAAACTAGTATTTTTCTTAATTCCGAAGGAAGCTTTATCGAACAGTCAAGAGCGGACGTTAGCCTAAGAATGAGCGCCATAGCTGGAAAAGATAGTGACGTTCAACAATCAGGCATCAGCCTTGGGTCTACCGGGAATTTTAATGATATTACCGGGCTTGAGGAGCAGGTTCAGGATATTGCCAGAAAAGCAGTAGCAATGCTCGAAGCCCCACGTGTAAAAGGCGGAGAATATACCGTTATACTCGATCCTGTTATCGCAGGGGTGTTTACCCATGAAGCTTTCGGCCACCTTTCTGAAGCAGACTTTGTTTATGAAAACGAGCGCTTGAGAGAGATAATGACCCTCGGAAAAGCCTTTGGTTCCAGCGAGCTTAATATTATTGACGATGGCACAATGCCAAATTTACGTGGCACTTATTGCTATGATGAAGAAGGAACCCCTTCCCAAAAGACTTACCTGATCAGAGAAGGCAAACTAGTAGGCAGGCTACATTCCAAAGAAACTGCCGCCATTATGAAGGAAAAACCCTCCGGTAACGCCAGGGCTATCAGCTACCGCCACCAGCCTATAGTGCGCATGAGTAACACTTATATAGAACCAGGAAAGACTACATTCGAAGAAATGCTGTCTGATATCAAAGAGGGTATTTATGTAAAAAATTGGTATGGCGGCACTACCAGCATGGAAATGTTTACTTTTTCCGGCGGAGAAGCATATATGATAAGAAACGGTAAAGTCGCCGAACTTATCAAACCGGTAGTCCTCAGCGGAAATGTCTTCAGCACCCTTCATAATATTGACGCTATCGGCAACGATCTGGACATGAACCAGGGCGGGGGATGCGGCAAGGGCGGCCAATCACCTCTACCCGTATCTAACGGGAGTCCTCACATTCGCATACGCAAATGCCTCGTGGGAGGACAGTAA
- a CDS encoding tyrosine-type recombinase/integrase gives MAHHKAKNAAARQKIGLVDHSPYSTTHARANRSVEHSPYKTLSHYTEYFIVACRVEGKSPNTLEDYSTRLKRYIGTNGDVPADAVSALDIRAYLSKLQSQGLQQTTVRSHYKVLKTFFNWLIAEELLDKNPMSHVKPPKLPKKMVHPFSPDDIEKLLILTSGNTFLDVRNRAIILMFLDTGVRLSEMAAFTLADLDVNSGLIRVTGKGNKERVVRVGQRTLKALLRYLLMRDDNYPAMWLTEEGTPLHRDGINIMVRRLTARAGITRAKRGPHTFRHTAALAYYRNGGDIDTLQIMLGHSSTLITREYLSTIGADDMIAVHKKVSPVDNLKIRF, from the coding sequence GTGGCCCACCATAAAGCTAAAAATGCCGCTGCCAGGCAAAAAATAGGGTTGGTAGATCACAGTCCATATAGTACAACTCACGCACGAGCCAATCGTAGCGTAGAGCACAGTCCATATAAAACACTGTCACATTATACCGAGTATTTTATCGTGGCGTGTCGGGTTGAGGGCAAGTCGCCAAATACACTGGAGGATTATAGCACACGACTAAAGCGGTATATCGGCACTAATGGCGATGTGCCAGCTGACGCTGTCAGTGCCCTCGACATCAGGGCCTACCTGTCAAAATTACAGTCACAGGGGCTGCAGCAAACAACAGTACGCAGCCATTATAAGGTCCTTAAAACTTTTTTTAACTGGTTGATTGCTGAGGAGCTGCTGGACAAAAACCCAATGTCTCACGTTAAACCTCCCAAGCTCCCCAAGAAGATGGTGCATCCTTTCAGTCCGGACGACATCGAGAAGTTGCTTATATTGACATCGGGCAATACTTTCCTCGACGTACGCAACCGAGCAATCATTCTCATGTTCCTTGATACAGGGGTCCGGCTCTCCGAGATGGCAGCTTTTACCCTGGCCGACCTGGACGTAAACTCCGGCCTGATACGCGTCACCGGCAAGGGCAACAAAGAGCGGGTTGTCCGCGTTGGCCAACGGACATTGAAAGCGCTGCTCAGGTATCTGTTGATGCGTGACGATAATTACCCGGCAATGTGGCTTACCGAGGAAGGTACACCGCTGCACCGGGACGGTATCAATATTATGGTTCGCAGATTAACCGCGCGGGCTGGTATTACCAGAGCAAAACGAGGGCCGCATACTTTCAGGCACACCGCGGCGTTAGCTTACTACCGCAACGGCGGTGACATTGATACACTGCAAATCATGCTTGGCCATTCCAGCACCTTGATAACCAGGGAATATCTATCAACCATTGGTGCTGACGATATGATAGCGGTCCATAAAAAGGTGTCCCCAGTTGATAACCTTAAAATACGTTTTTAA
- a CDS encoding FAD binding domain-containing protein gives MKTFEHFNANTIEEASMALESENAEAIAGGTDLLGRLKNDVLSSAMYPKTIINLKTISSLSYIKEETGILKIGALTPLSAIAADTNVQSKYSALAQAAGKTASPHLREMGTIGGNICQYNRCWYFRNPDNRFDCIRKGGNMCFAMMGDNRYHSIFGAVQGCIAVNPSDTAPALIALNAIIVTNKDAYEAENFWDYAVPGSTILAANEIVKEIQIPTPASGTKSAFQKFALRKTIDFPIVNCAVLISREDARICLNAVHNNPYRATKAEDAIKGKAIDEANAEAAGAAAVSGAIGMPGNGSNPGNKYKIQIAKTLVKRAILACK, from the coding sequence ATGAAAACCTTTGAGCATTTTAATGCTAATACAATTGAGGAAGCATCCATGGCTTTGGAAAGTGAAAATGCGGAAGCAATCGCTGGAGGTACTGATCTTTTAGGACGTCTGAAAAATGACGTTCTCTCGAGCGCAATGTATCCCAAAACCATTATCAACCTAAAAACTATCTCTTCCCTATCTTACATCAAAGAGGAGACCGGTATTCTTAAAATAGGAGCTCTGACCCCTCTTTCAGCCATTGCTGCTGACACAAATGTGCAAAGCAAGTATTCGGCTCTTGCCCAAGCAGCTGGCAAGACAGCCTCACCACATCTTAGAGAGATGGGGACAATTGGAGGCAACATATGCCAATACAACCGTTGTTGGTATTTCCGCAATCCAGATAATCGCTTTGATTGCATCCGAAAAGGTGGCAACATGTGCTTTGCCATGATGGGTGATAACAGGTATCACTCAATATTTGGTGCTGTACAAGGCTGTATCGCTGTCAATCCCAGCGATACAGCACCTGCCCTCATAGCTCTTAACGCAATCATTGTCACTAATAAAGATGCTTATGAAGCCGAAAACTTCTGGGATTACGCTGTGCCTGGTTCGACTATCCTTGCAGCGAACGAAATCGTTAAGGAGATTCAAATCCCAACTCCTGCCTCTGGTACTAAGAGTGCCTTTCAGAAATTTGCATTACGTAAAACAATTGACTTTCCAATTGTAAACTGTGCAGTTTTGATAAGTAGGGAGGATGCTCGCATCTGCCTAAATGCCGTACATAACAACCCCTACCGGGCAACCAAGGCTGAGGACGCCATCAAGGGCAAAGCCATTGATGAGGCTAATGCCGAAGCTGCTGGTGCAGCCGCCGTATCTGGCGCCATCGGTATGCCGGGTAACGGGTCAAATCCAGGTAACAAGTACAAGATACAGATTGCTAAAACACTAGTCAAGCGGGCAATTCTGGCCTGTAAATAA
- a CDS encoding xanthine dehydrogenase family protein molybdopterin-binding subunit, with the protein MTIVGTSPIVKDARLKVTGQAIYTQDVNIPGMLHGKILRSPLAHAKIISIDTAEAELLPGVRAVVTHKDCRPDGMNSYWSPPRLMFAVDKVRFVGDPVAAVAADTVEIAEEAVKLIKVEYQELPLVLDPIEALKPDAPQIYEAGNSFTMAQGMATSGTPCFAATKGDIEQGLKEADISADFIISTPIITNHSPETDTTVAQWFGEQLTVWSSSQGGFTLHSILSMVFGIRETDIHLISNYSGAGHGANLKECSMRACITALLSRKAKMPVKISYTKREVFSCMSMPDKAKIRVRVGAKDDGSLTALEILQYHDIGGYGETHAVYSGFAQSSLVDFYKCPNVKFVLYTCMTNNGVGGYFRSYGPEMTCWAIEMGIERVLGKLGIDAGKFKLKNHLQPGDKTHDDTLLTESSVFDIDFTAAMNGIGWDTKWHAPGKGETYEGSKKRGVGLACATKHHTKNDKSVELKISRDGSIQFNSFPGNFGQGIGSSLSVLLAEALGAKYEDINTVILGDSDISPFTTCSFGSSTLFYGGHAILQAAQEARAILFERAANILGVKAEDLESKDSVISLKADPTKKVTFKDALQKPYVFDIVISNHVYGPAVQTNTGGRGGGIFPSGALAVEVEVDTETGQVTVLEACSSHNLGKAIHRKVAEGQVSGGALLNIPRAHRLFIPIDPVTGTPLVTSDDGYAWATMVDDVMPIVNITEVPEPLGPMGAAPIGEKSVAGTSAAVMSAVFNAIGVWIDDKPLTPDKVLKALGKV; encoded by the coding sequence CAGGACGTAAACATCCCAGGAATGCTTCATGGTAAAATACTTAGGAGCCCATTAGCACACGCAAAAATCATTAGCATCGACACTGCCGAGGCTGAGTTATTGCCTGGGGTTAGAGCAGTAGTCACCCACAAAGACTGCCGTCCGGATGGTATGAATAGTTACTGGTCACCCCCACGGCTGATGTTCGCAGTGGACAAGGTGAGATTCGTGGGAGACCCGGTTGCCGCTGTAGCTGCTGATACTGTTGAGATTGCTGAAGAAGCCGTTAAGCTTATCAAGGTAGAATATCAAGAATTACCACTGGTGTTAGATCCTATAGAAGCCTTAAAGCCGGATGCACCACAGATCTATGAAGCAGGAAATTCTTTTACTATGGCTCAGGGTATGGCAACGTCAGGAACTCCGTGTTTCGCTGCTACCAAAGGGGACATAGAACAAGGCTTAAAGGAAGCCGATATTTCGGCTGATTTTATAATATCAACGCCCATCATAACCAATCACTCTCCGGAAACCGATACAACCGTAGCACAATGGTTTGGGGAACAGCTGACTGTATGGAGTAGTTCACAAGGTGGATTTACATTGCATAGCATACTTTCGATGGTATTCGGCATACGCGAAACTGATATCCATTTAATCAGCAACTATTCAGGTGCAGGCCATGGTGCAAACTTGAAGGAATGCTCGATGAGAGCTTGCATCACAGCCCTATTATCCCGCAAGGCTAAAATGCCAGTCAAGATATCATACACTAAAAGAGAGGTTTTTAGTTGTATGTCGATGCCGGATAAAGCAAAGATCCGCGTAAGAGTTGGCGCCAAGGATGATGGCTCCCTCACTGCACTGGAAATACTCCAATATCATGATATCGGTGGATATGGTGAAACCCATGCCGTTTACTCTGGTTTTGCTCAGTCTTCCTTGGTAGATTTTTACAAATGTCCTAACGTGAAATTCGTCCTTTATACATGCATGACCAATAACGGCGTCGGTGGCTATTTTCGCAGTTATGGCCCAGAGATGACTTGTTGGGCGATTGAGATGGGAATAGAACGCGTACTTGGAAAATTAGGGATAGATGCGGGGAAGTTCAAGTTGAAGAATCATTTACAGCCGGGAGATAAAACACACGACGATACACTTCTAACGGAATCTTCAGTTTTTGACATAGATTTCACGGCTGCGATGAATGGTATCGGATGGGATACCAAGTGGCACGCTCCAGGAAAAGGCGAAACATACGAAGGTTCAAAAAAGCGAGGTGTAGGCTTAGCTTGTGCTACAAAACACCACACCAAGAACGATAAATCTGTTGAATTAAAAATCTCGCGCGATGGTTCAATTCAATTCAATAGTTTTCCAGGCAATTTTGGCCAAGGAATAGGCTCCAGTTTAAGCGTACTTCTTGCAGAAGCCCTGGGGGCAAAATACGAAGACATAAATACCGTAATATTGGGGGACAGTGATATATCTCCTTTTACAACTTGCTCCTTTGGCAGCTCCACCTTGTTTTATGGAGGGCATGCGATACTCCAAGCTGCTCAAGAAGCAAGGGCGATTCTATTCGAAAGAGCTGCTAATATTTTAGGGGTAAAAGCTGAAGATTTAGAGTCTAAAGACAGCGTCATCTCATTAAAAGCGGATCCTACAAAAAAGGTTACATTTAAAGACGCTTTACAAAAGCCTTATGTCTTCGACATTGTAATTAGTAATCATGTCTACGGACCCGCAGTACAAACAAACACGGGGGGAAGGGGGGGTGGCATATTTCCATCAGGGGCATTAGCTGTTGAGGTGGAAGTCGATACTGAGACCGGACAGGTTACCGTTTTGGAGGCTTGCAGTTCACATAATCTCGGCAAGGCAATACATAGAAAGGTGGCAGAAGGGCAGGTGTCGGGAGGAGCACTCCTCAATATCCCTAGAGCCCATAGGCTTTTTATACCAATTGATCCGGTTACCGGTACACCGCTGGTCACCTCTGATGATGGTTACGCCTGGGCTACTATGGTGGACGATGTCATGCCAATTGTAAATATTACCGAGGTGCCCGAGCCTCTTGGACCAATGGGTGCTGCGCCAATAGGTGAAAAATCAGTAGCGGGAACTTCGGCTGCCGTGATGAGCGCCGTATTCAATGCTATCGGAGTCTGGATTGATGACAAACCTCTTACCCCTGATAAAGTATTAAAAGCCTTGGGTAAGGTATAG